The following proteins are encoded in a genomic region of Opisthocomus hoazin isolate bOpiHoa1 chromosome 4, bOpiHoa1.hap1, whole genome shotgun sequence:
- the CDV3 gene encoding protein CDV3 homolog isoform X2, with protein MAETEERSLDDFFAKRDKKKRKEKSGRGAASASSGASNAASNAAGAAAAAGGTRPADGSGSGATASNAGSAKAATKEEDDWKEFEQKEEIDYSGLRVQSMQISEKEDDESEKREEPGDNWEETGGGVDRSSGPWNKSAPAPAPVVEPIVTETPEPVQTGGVYRPPGAREGGRPRRAQQGPPEIYSDTQFPSLQSTAKLVDSRNLTSYSLS; from the exons ATGGCGGAGACCGAGGAGAGGAGCCTCGACGACTTCTTCGCCAAGCGGGACAAGAAGAAGCGGAAGGAGAAGAGCGGCCGAGGGGCCGCCTCCGCCTCCTCCGGCGCCTCCAACGCCGCTTCTAACGCcgcgggggcggccgccgcggccgGGGGAACCCGCCCGGCTGACGGCAGCGGCTCCGGGGCCACCGCCTCCAACGCCGGCTCCGCCAAGGCGGCGACCAAG gaAGAGGATGATTGGAAGGAGTTTgagcaaaaggaagaaattgaTTACAGTGGTCTTAGAGTTCAGTCCATGCAAATAAG tgaaaaagaagatgatgaaagtgaaaaaagagaagaaccTGGTGACAACTGGGAGGAGACTGGTGGTGGTGTAGACAGATCGTCTGGTCCTTGGAACAAGTCAGCTCCTGCGCCAGCACCTGTTGTTGAACCAATTG ttacagaaaccccagaaccagtTCAGACTGGTGGTGTGTACAGGCCGCCTGGTGCCAGGGAGGGCGGCAGGCCACGGAGAGCACAGCAAGGACCACCAGAAATCTATAGTGATACACAGTTTCCATCACTGCAGTCCACCGCCAAGCTTGTAGACAGTCGAAA CCTAACATCTTATTCGCTTTCTTGA
- the CDV3 gene encoding protein CDV3 homolog isoform X3, whose translation MAETEERSLDDFFAKRDKKKRKEKSGRGAASASSGASNAASNAAGAAAAAGGTRPADGSGSGATASNAGSAKAATKEEDDWKEFEQKEEIDYSGLRVQSMQISEKEDDESEKREEPGDNWEETGGGVDRSSGPWNKSAPAPAPVVEPIVTETPEPVQTGGVYRPPGAREGGRPRRAQQGPPEIYSDTQFPSLQSTAKLVDSRKY comes from the exons ATGGCGGAGACCGAGGAGAGGAGCCTCGACGACTTCTTCGCCAAGCGGGACAAGAAGAAGCGGAAGGAGAAGAGCGGCCGAGGGGCCGCCTCCGCCTCCTCCGGCGCCTCCAACGCCGCTTCTAACGCcgcgggggcggccgccgcggccgGGGGAACCCGCCCGGCTGACGGCAGCGGCTCCGGGGCCACCGCCTCCAACGCCGGCTCCGCCAAGGCGGCGACCAAG gaAGAGGATGATTGGAAGGAGTTTgagcaaaaggaagaaattgaTTACAGTGGTCTTAGAGTTCAGTCCATGCAAATAAG tgaaaaagaagatgatgaaagtgaaaaaagagaagaaccTGGTGACAACTGGGAGGAGACTGGTGGTGGTGTAGACAGATCGTCTGGTCCTTGGAACAAGTCAGCTCCTGCGCCAGCACCTGTTGTTGAACCAATTG ttacagaaaccccagaaccagtTCAGACTGGTGGTGTGTACAGGCCGCCTGGTGCCAGGGAGGGCGGCAGGCCACGGAGAGCACAGCAAGGACCACCAGAAATCTATAGTGATACACAGTTTCCATCACTGCAGTCCACCGCCAAGCTTGTAGACAGTCGAAA ATACTGA
- the CDV3 gene encoding protein CDV3 homolog isoform X4 has product MAETEERSLDDFFAKRDKKKRKEKSGRGAASASSGASNAASNAAGAAAAAGGTRPADGSGSGATASNAGSAKAATKEEDDWKEFEQKEEIDYSGLRVQSMQISEKEDDESEKREEPGDNWEETGGGVDRSSGPWNKSAPAPAPVVEPIVTETPEPVQTGGVYRPPGAREGGRPRRAQQGPPEIYSDTQFPSLQSTAKLVDSRK; this is encoded by the exons ATGGCGGAGACCGAGGAGAGGAGCCTCGACGACTTCTTCGCCAAGCGGGACAAGAAGAAGCGGAAGGAGAAGAGCGGCCGAGGGGCCGCCTCCGCCTCCTCCGGCGCCTCCAACGCCGCTTCTAACGCcgcgggggcggccgccgcggccgGGGGAACCCGCCCGGCTGACGGCAGCGGCTCCGGGGCCACCGCCTCCAACGCCGGCTCCGCCAAGGCGGCGACCAAG gaAGAGGATGATTGGAAGGAGTTTgagcaaaaggaagaaattgaTTACAGTGGTCTTAGAGTTCAGTCCATGCAAATAAG tgaaaaagaagatgatgaaagtgaaaaaagagaagaaccTGGTGACAACTGGGAGGAGACTGGTGGTGGTGTAGACAGATCGTCTGGTCCTTGGAACAAGTCAGCTCCTGCGCCAGCACCTGTTGTTGAACCAATTG ttacagaaaccccagaaccagtTCAGACTGGTGGTGTGTACAGGCCGCCTGGTGCCAGGGAGGGCGGCAGGCCACGGAGAGCACAGCAAGGACCACCAGAAATCTATAGTGATACACAGTTTCCATCACTGCAGTCCACCGCCAAGCTTGTAGACAGTCGAAA GTAA
- the CDV3 gene encoding protein CDV3 homolog isoform X1 has product MAETEERSLDDFFAKRDKKKRKEKSGRGAASASSGASNAASNAAGAAAAAGGTRPADGSGSGATASNAGSAKAATKEEDDWKEFEQKEEIDYSGLRVQSMQISEKEDDESEKREEPGDNWEETGGGVDRSSGPWNKSAPAPAPVVEPIVTETPEPVQTGGVYRPPGAREGGRPRRAQQGPPEIYSDTQFPSLQSTAKLVDSRKDKEMEKSFEVVKHKTRGRDEVSKNQALKLQLDNQYAVLGDQ; this is encoded by the exons ATGGCGGAGACCGAGGAGAGGAGCCTCGACGACTTCTTCGCCAAGCGGGACAAGAAGAAGCGGAAGGAGAAGAGCGGCCGAGGGGCCGCCTCCGCCTCCTCCGGCGCCTCCAACGCCGCTTCTAACGCcgcgggggcggccgccgcggccgGGGGAACCCGCCCGGCTGACGGCAGCGGCTCCGGGGCCACCGCCTCCAACGCCGGCTCCGCCAAGGCGGCGACCAAG gaAGAGGATGATTGGAAGGAGTTTgagcaaaaggaagaaattgaTTACAGTGGTCTTAGAGTTCAGTCCATGCAAATAAG tgaaaaagaagatgatgaaagtgaaaaaagagaagaaccTGGTGACAACTGGGAGGAGACTGGTGGTGGTGTAGACAGATCGTCTGGTCCTTGGAACAAGTCAGCTCCTGCGCCAGCACCTGTTGTTGAACCAATTG ttacagaaaccccagaaccagtTCAGACTGGTGGTGTGTACAGGCCGCCTGGTGCCAGGGAGGGCGGCAGGCCACGGAGAGCACAGCAAGGACCACCAGAAATCTATAGTGATACACAGTTTCCATCACTGCAGTCCACCGCCAAGCTTGTAGACAGTCGAAA GGATAAAGAAATGGAGAAGAGCTTTGAAGTAGTAAAACACAAAACTAGAGGTAGGGATGAGGTCTCAAAAAACCAGGCACTTAAACTTCAGCTAGACAACCAGTATGCTGTGCTTGGGGATCAGTAG